A single genomic interval of Pseudomonas sp. TH06 harbors:
- a CDS encoding phage tail protein, whose product MSASITLAGESQIALKQGQQKPLTITRFIFANVPDLNPEIPVDRAAGKPPAGQIVHVYDIPKENAGFVNPNQVVYSAQLGSDIGDWDFNWVGLEDADGLLFAVSYVPLQQKRKNIPPQQIGNNVTRNFLVAYDGAMQLTGITIDASTWQHDFTVRLAGVDERERLSNRELYGRACFFGNSLAFGKSENGFQLGAGTAYIEGIRVLLAKPLPFTGVIPAGKISLDVCLERQLNDRVATWKVVYGEQADYTDAAGVRHYCVPIAHYTSPTAFWDERQPEPIAGPLVQHFAAREGDYANLRARGTTKEDVDLGNLPNAKSDDPDTNSSQILATTAALNKLKTQVGDTLSGMVAAFAISWAPAGWLKCNGAAVSRTTYARLFSWLGTLYGAGDGSTTFNLPDMRGLFPRGWDDGRGVDPGRGFGSFQDMALHLHAHTASAAAVGDHLHTAWTDAQGNHVHSAWTDAQGNHDHGFRTVDNGAGVNVGYPAGGSVWTELEIGGGKNADGRPMRTDYQGNHAHNVGIGAAGQHAHNVGVSGGGAHTHAVTVAANGGTETRPKNMALLFCIKY is encoded by the coding sequence GTGAGCGCCAGTATTACTTTGGCCGGCGAAAGCCAAATCGCCCTGAAACAAGGTCAACAAAAACCGCTGACCATCACGCGGTTTATCTTCGCCAACGTGCCCGACCTGAACCCTGAAATTCCGGTCGACCGCGCTGCCGGCAAACCGCCGGCGGGGCAGATTGTCCACGTCTACGACATCCCCAAAGAAAACGCCGGATTCGTGAATCCCAACCAGGTCGTGTACAGCGCCCAGTTGGGGTCGGATATCGGCGACTGGGACTTTAACTGGGTCGGCCTTGAGGATGCGGACGGCCTGCTGTTCGCCGTCTCCTATGTCCCGCTGCAGCAGAAGCGCAAGAACATCCCACCGCAGCAGATCGGCAACAACGTCACCCGAAACTTTCTGGTGGCCTATGACGGTGCCATGCAACTGACCGGCATCACGATTGATGCCAGCACCTGGCAGCATGACTTCACCGTGCGCCTTGCCGGCGTCGATGAGCGTGAGCGGCTGAGCAATCGCGAGCTGTACGGGCGCGCCTGTTTTTTCGGTAACTCGCTGGCATTCGGCAAGAGCGAAAACGGGTTTCAGTTGGGCGCGGGTACTGCCTACATTGAAGGCATCCGCGTTTTGCTGGCGAAGCCTTTGCCGTTCACCGGCGTTATTCCTGCTGGAAAAATCTCACTCGACGTCTGCCTGGAACGGCAGTTGAACGATCGGGTAGCGACGTGGAAAGTCGTCTATGGCGAACAGGCCGACTACACCGACGCCGCCGGCGTGCGCCATTACTGCGTTCCGATCGCCCATTACACGTCCCCGACCGCGTTCTGGGACGAGCGTCAGCCCGAGCCAATCGCTGGGCCACTCGTTCAACACTTCGCTGCGCGTGAGGGTGATTACGCGAATCTGCGCGCCAGGGGCACGACAAAAGAGGACGTGGATCTGGGCAACCTGCCCAACGCGAAAAGCGATGATCCGGACACGAACAGCAGCCAAATCTTGGCGACGACCGCAGCCCTAAACAAACTCAAAACGCAAGTCGGCGATACCTTGAGTGGCATGGTGGCGGCGTTCGCCATCAGCTGGGCGCCGGCGGGATGGCTGAAGTGCAACGGGGCGGCGGTGTCACGCACAACTTACGCACGCCTCTTTTCATGGCTCGGAACGCTTTACGGCGCGGGTGACGGATCAACCACGTTCAACTTGCCAGACATGCGCGGCCTGTTTCCCCGAGGTTGGGACGATGGACGCGGCGTGGATCCCGGTCGGGGTTTCGGATCGTTTCAGGACATGGCTCTTCATTTGCACGCTCACACAGCCTCGGCCGCTGCTGTAGGTGATCACTTGCACACCGCCTGGACAGATGCGCAAGGCAACCACGTCCACAGCGCCTGGACTGATGCCCAGGGTAACCATGACCACGGGTTCCGAACTGTCGATAACGGTGCCGGCGTGAACGTTGGTTACCCAGCAGGCGGCAGTGTCTGGACGGAGCTTGAGATTGGTGGCGGGAAGAATGCCGACGGGCGACCGATGCGAACCGACTACCAGGGCAACCATGCACACAACGTCGGCATCGGCGCCGCTGGCCAGCACGCGCACAACGTTGGTGTCAGTGGCGGCGGTGCCCACACCCACGCCGTGACCGTCGCCGCCAACGGCGGTACCGAAACCCGGCCGAAGAACATGGCCCTTCTTTTCTGCATCAAGTATTGA
- a CDS encoding DNA-binding protein: protein MTLLLDGQKVQGKNVKVTANLRIESGDMSGQTSNTDKAHKGFKPKTLAVSLMIPFVDKTQLTDLMRMAETTASGGQLHLYRIVNDTAEAFGVRQVEFSDGVSAREADTLKAWLVQFTLSERESNPEKVEGRRAGNKVDAQGAPGSPVGDGGAGNGEGTSDNPALSGFEKVLGRVDKWLGGSEPT, encoded by the coding sequence ATGACGCTGCTACTCGACGGGCAAAAAGTCCAAGGCAAGAACGTCAAGGTCACGGCCAATCTACGCATCGAGAGCGGCGACATGTCCGGCCAGACCAGCAACACCGACAAGGCCCACAAGGGCTTTAAGCCCAAGACGCTGGCCGTCTCGCTGATGATTCCCTTTGTGGATAAAACCCAACTGACAGATCTGATGCGCATGGCTGAAACCACGGCCAGCGGCGGGCAATTGCACCTGTACCGGATCGTGAACGACACGGCGGAAGCCTTCGGCGTGCGTCAGGTGGAATTCTCCGACGGCGTCAGCGCCCGGGAAGCGGACACCCTGAAGGCCTGGCTTGTGCAATTCACGCTAAGCGAGCGCGAATCGAACCCGGAGAAAGTCGAAGGCCGGCGCGCCGGCAACAAGGTAGACGCTCAAGGCGCCCCGGGTAGCCCGGTCGGTGACGGCGGTGCCGGCAACGGTGAAGGGACCAGCGACAACCCCGCGCTGAGCGGCTTCGAAAAGGTGCTGGGACGTGTGGATAAGTGGCTGGGCGGGAGTGAGCCGACGTGA